CACTCCCTAATCTCAAAATTAATAAGATAACAATTGTTCCTATTAGAGATGGTAATGTTATATACCATATACGTTGAAACCTTGTTGCACCATCAACAATAGCTGCTTCATATAATTCCGGATTTATGCTTGTTAACGTTGCCAAATATATTATTGTTCCCCAGCCAGTTTCCTTCCATATATTCTGACTTACTATAATAGTCCTAAACCATTTTGGATCAGAAAGAAAAGCTATTTTATGTCCTGTCAAATTGATTAGCATATTATTTATTGCACCTCCATCTGTTGTTAATAGCACATAAGTTATACTTGCTACTACAACCATGGATATAAAATGTGGCACATATATGGCAGTCTGTACTGCGCGTTTATAGCTAGAAACTCGTACTTCATTAATAAGTATAGCTAAAATAATTGGTAATGGAAAACAAAAAATTATATTATAAAAAGATATCAGCAAAGTATTTCTCAATAATTCTGTAAAAATAGGATTAGTAAAAAGGTTTTTAAATTGTTCTAGTCCAACCCATTTACTACCTGTAAAGCCCAAAAATGGATTATAATCTTGAAATGCAATAATTAAACCACCCATTGGTATGTATCTAAATATTATAAAATACAATATTCCAGGTATTCCTAATATATAAATCCATTTATCTTTCTTTAATATCTTAAGTATTCTTTTCTTTTTATTATCTTTGCTTTTTGATACTTTCTTCATTGCACTATCTACCATTTATAGCTCCTCCTATATATAAATTATTCTTTTTTGCAGTCGTTAACATCAAAATTATTTCATCACATGGCTCAATTTTGTGTTGACATTTACAGTAATAAAAAGTAACAAAATATTTTGATATATTTATGTTGTTAATTTAATCTGGAAGCAAGTTATAGTTAAATATTTTTAAAAAGTTCTTATTGAAAAATCATAAATAACAATTTCAAAAAATTTTTTTCTCTCTTTAACATCTTTTAACTTGAATTCGGCAAGTGACGAGTAAATTAAAAATTAAATTTCTACGAATGTAAAAAATCGGTGTCTTGTTATAAGTTTTGTATATTAATACTGTATATTTACGTTGAAATCCCAAACACTATGTAGTTTTTGCAGTTAGCATCCTTTTCTACGATATAACAAAGCTAACCGTCTACTTAACATGTCGATCTCTATTATCTGGTGTGTTCTATGTATTACCTCTGTTAGGCAAAGTACCATTAGTGGCAGTTTTTTGCGTATAATTACAATCTTGCGTTGTTTATCCCATTTAGACATTTTTGCATGTATTTTATTTACACTAAAGGTTTCATATTTCAGTCCAAGGATAAAAGTGCACCTTTTGATTTACATAGTCTATAAAGCATCTTATCCATGCATGGTTTTTAGCTTTCATAACATATTCATATCCTTTGATTCAAAGTACAACATCTCATTATAATCAAATGCTCCACAGTCAGCATGTACTCGTTAAACCCTCTTTTCTTTTGTAAAATTAAGTGTTAAATTCATACATTTTGCCATCTTTCAATTTCACTTACCGAATATAAATTTAATTAATAAATCATAATCAAAATCTTTTAAATTTATTAATATATTCGACATGTTTTATAAAATTTCTTCTTGTATTTTATTTTTTCTTGTGCTTTTTTGTTTTATATTCTTGTTTTATATTTTTTATATTTAATATATTCGACATGTTTTATAAAATTCCTCCTTGTATTTTATTTTTTCTTGTGTTTTTTTGTTTTATATTTTTGTTTTATATTTTTTATATTTAATATATTCGACATGTTTTATAAAATTCCTTCTTGTATTTTATTTTTCTTGTGCTTTTTTGTTTTATATTTTTTATTTTATAATTTCTATAGCTTGATACTTATCATAATTTTATTAAAGCATTATCATTTCAAAAAGTAACCACGCAAATAATTTATGCATTTCACGAGTTGGATGATTGATTAAATTTGACAGTAAACGTGTAGTGTCAACACCCATTCCATATAATTTTTTCCATTTATCATAACCATCACAAATAACTATATTTTCCTTTTCACACAAACCTTTTGCATTTTCAATGTATAAATCAAATATACCACTCATTTGGCTCTCCATATTAAATTTTGCCATTTCAATAATTTTATCTCCTATTAGCATAGGTGATATGTATGTATTTTTCATATTTGGTGTCATAAAAATAACTTCAATTTTGTTTTTCTTAAGAACACTAAATATATTAAACAATGACCCTATATATTCATCTAATCCTTCTTTTCCTCTATTACTATCATTTAACCCATAGCATATAACAACTAAATCAGGATTAAATTTTAAGACATCTCGTTCAAGTCTTAACCAGCCATTTTGCGCTGTATCTCCGCTAATTCCTGAATTGATAATGTTTAGTGATGCATAAGGGAAAAAATTATTTATCATTTTTCTAAATTGAGAATGATAGACTGCTTCAAAATCAAAATTTACTTCAATGTTTTTATCCTTGCCCTCATATAATTCAAAACATCCATGTGTTATACTATCACCCAGAAAAACTATTGTAGGCGAAGGATATTGATGACAATTTCTATTTTTTTGCATTATCTTTTCTCTTATAAACACGTTAAAACCTCCAATTTATAAGCCTTTAATAACCGACAATATCTTATGTGTTTTCGGATCTATACATTCGCCTTCAAATAAAGCTAATAGTGAAGTCTTTACATCAAGCCTTAATACTATTTTATTCCCTTTTATCAATTCAGATGGTACATCCCAAAAATAAGGCTGCCAACATCTTGTCCCTATAAAATGGTCATTTATATACATACTAATAGCATCATTTACATTTTCAGTTAAATAAAAACGTATAAAATTTATACCATTTGGTAAATCTGAAATATTTATCTCTTTTTTGTACGCTATTGTTCCAGCAAAAAATGGTATACCATTTTCAACATTTCTATTGAAAAATCCTTCGCTCGAAGATTGAGAAATAAGCCATTTATTTTCTATTTTATATACACCAATCTTTCCAAAGATATAAATTGGAGTTAAAAGTCCATCATAAGGTTCGTCAGTACATATATTAACTTTAATAACATTTTCTCCAATATTTACATATCTGCTTATTTCACATGCTAAATTATTCTCTATATAAAATTTCATAACTTGGAATTCATCCGGTGTAATTTTATGACCATTGAGCTCTATATACCAATCCCCTTTTATACTTTCTTCTTCTATGACAAGCCAAAGTTCATTATCTTTTATGTTTGAAATAAATGAAGACTCATAAATTATGTGCAGCGGTGAAAGCAGTAATTCCTTAGCGCATCCAAATGAACTTTTTGTCTTTATTAATACTGGAATTCTTGATTCTTCTATTTGATCTATTATCGGCTTAGCATGTATGAAATTCTTTGTTTCAAATACAATGTTTGATTCATCAATGGATTGCACTTTTAACTTCCAGTCATCTATCCTAAATGGATTCAATCTATCTAAATCTATCTTCCATATAGAGTCGACATTTATTCTTTGCTCAAATAAATTATCTCTTTTACTTTGTTCTTCATTGCTTATTGCCTCTATCATCAAAAGATATGATTGATATGGCAAAAATTTAATATTAAAACTTATTTCCTCTTTCCCATTATTAACAAGATGTAAGTTTATATCCTCCATATCTAATATTGACTTAATGTTAAATTCTTTAAAATTAATTATCTTTTTATTAAGTTTTAATATACATTTTTCTTCATATGCTGTAGGATTTACTATAAATAATAACTTTTTTGAACTGTCTTCGTATAATGTACTTAAAATTTTACACTCATCTTTTTCCGCTAATATTTCAATATAATTTTTATAAATTTTATGAATTATGTTTGAAATATCTTCTATACTTCCTACAAAATAACATTCATAATTTAACTTAATTGTAGTTAAATTTTGGGAATCTAGATACTTATAAGCAATTCCCAATGCATCTATATTAAAGAGGGTATTTATTTTACTTGTAATATCCATTCCATTAATATTTTGAAACGGCATACAACCAACAAAAATTATTTTACAACCGCTCAAAATTAAATCTTCTATCTTTTCCCACGCTTGCTTTTCAATATTTGAAATTGGCGGTATTATCATAATTTCATACTTCTCATCTTTATAACATATATTACCTTCATACGCATAAAAATCATTTATTAAAGATTGATCAACTACATAATAATCAATATGATCTTTTAACAAATATTCTTGAAGTCTACAGAAATCTTTTGCATACTTTTCTCTTATGTTTTTTTCAGTAAAAGAAATCCACTGTGTTTGAATGGGATCAAGCAATAATATATCAACTTTTCTTTTAAATTTACTTAATATTTGCGTCAGTTTTAAAACATAATCAGAAAGAACATCTTGATTCTGCCACCAAGGCATTTGTAAAAATTCAGAAGGTGGTGCATCATGTTTTTTTAGACCATTTGCCGAGTAATAGTAAGCATGAGGAACAAACATATTTATTCCTTGTTCTATAAGCCAATCATAGATCCATTTCATGTCCTGTATCGTCATACTCCAACCAATACTATGGAAGCATTCACACAATGCTCTTTCTTTTTTATAAAAATATGCAGCAGAAGAAGCAATCTTAGGATTTGCACGATAATTTTCAGATATTATCATAGGATTATCGCCTGCTTTTTGATGCCCAGCATCAACGCCAGGAATATCCATATATTGTAATTGAGAACTTCTTAAAATTGGCTTTTCGCCAACATATAATAAATTATTTCTATGACACCAATCAAATATTTGCTTATCATAACTATTAATAAATGTATCTACCACAACATCCCAAAATTGATATTTGATCTCTGTTATATTATTATTAAAAACACCATTTGATATTAATTTGGGAAGATTTTCAATTAAATTGTACCCATATTTATTTTCAAAAATTGACGCAACTTTTTTGGACCACGGTATTTTACCTCCAAACGGAGCAGTTTCATCTGTATAAATTCCTTTAATTGTTTTGCCAAACTCGTGACCAAGAAATTTTTTATATTTTTCATGAGTCAATTGAATAAATAATTTTATAGCATCTTTATTCAATGGATCAATAAATGTCCCAAAAAATTTAAATTCTTTAAGTGGATACTGGTAAAAAACAAATAATTTCCACTTTCCAGATGGTGCTTTCCATCTAAGTACTTTAATGGGGTTGCCCGTAAAATATCTTTTCTTATTATAATACGTAAGTCCACTTTCTTGATAAATGTGGTCTTTATAAATTATACCAATACGATCACTTAAATCTATAAAAGAATTCCAATTTACTAAGCCATCATTTATTTGATACGCACCTGCAAATAAAATATCTGATAACGGAAGTTCAATATTAACTTCTTCACCAAAAGATATTTCTTTAGTCTTATAATCTAATATAAACGCTTGATATTCAGGATTCCGGGCAATAACTTCTCCAGCAGCTATACCGCTTGGATACGGATATTCGTCGTATAACCAAACCTCCATATTATATCTTTTAGCAGTTTCAACTGCAATCGAAACTTTTTTAAACCATTCATCTGACAAATATGGAATATTCAATCCTTGTCGTGGATGAATAAAAAAACCTCCAATGCCTTTCTCATTCATTTCTTTTATTTGTGATACAATTTGTTTATCTTTCATATTGCCATTCCAAAACCAAAACGGTTTGATCTTATAATTTATATCCATTTGTTTTTGCACCTCGTATAAAACAAATTGTTATGCTTTCATCAACAATTTACAATAATACTAAAAAATATTATAGGAACTAAACAATTGTAAACATTCTTTAACTCTGACTTAAATCTAGATTTAGCAAGTAAGCCGGTGAATTATTAATTATATTAGATTTCTATTGCAAAAATTTCAACTTAAAATACAGCCATATCAATACTGAAGAGCTACTTGCCAAATCTAACTTAAATTTATATTCTATTTACAGATAGAAAATCATATATTCCATCCATTAAGATATTCTTTTGTATTCTCGAGCATTTCTTTAAATAATTTTTTCGCATCTTTAAGAGATATTGTAACTAGCGGATCATTTACAAAAGCACTAAAAGCTAAATTATAATCTTTCTTTAAAGCAGCCTTTAATATAGTTTCTTGATTATAAACCTGCCTCAACACAAGACTATTTACGTTATTAGGTAATTTCCCTGATAATATAGGCTTTAACTTATTTCCTGAAAATAAAGCATTTGTTTCTACAACCGAACCATATGGTATACCCTCAATTTGGCCATAATTTGGTATATTAACATTTGTTACTAAATCACCTAGACCTAATAAAGCTTTAATTTGTTTAACACCTTCTTCCCCAGTTTCCTTTAACTCAAATTTTTCTTCACCCGATATAAGCTTTTTACTTCTTTCAAGTCTACGTTTCAAATCCTCTTTTCTCCAACTTACAGGAGTTAAGCCAAACATCCACTCTCCAACAGTCTCTGGATCCTTCAAATACCAATACCCTGGTACAAATTCCGCCAGATGTCTATCCCCTGCTGCAGCAATTATTCCATATCTTAAAAATAAATCAAATTTTACTCTTTCTGCAGACGCAAATGAATTATTCATCCAATTATTGTTAACATCACTAATAAATCCACTTTCATAGTATTTATCTACAAATTGTTTATACACAGGCATTAAATCTATACCTTTATATCTTGCTTTATCGATCCATGTAAAATGATTTATTCCAAGAACATTTATTTTTATATCTTCCCTCGAAACGTTATTAATACCTTTTATGTCCTGTAAAACTCGTGATAATAGTTTTTGGGTTCCAAAAACTTCATGGCAACATCCAAATGCTTTAATTTGAGGGAAAACTTCGTACAATGTCCTGACGCAAAGTGTCATAGGATTAGTATAATTTATAACCCATGCATCCGGGCAATACTCCTTAATTGCATTAGCTATATCAACAAACATAGGAATTGTCCTTAAAGCTCTAACTATTCCTCCCGGTCCTACAGTATCACCTACAGATTGATAAATGCCATACTTTTCAGGTGTATGAACATCAGATTCCATCTCGTCAAACGTTCCAGGCAAAATAGATATTATGACAAAATCAGTACCTTTTAGTGATTCTTCTAACGTCTCGCAAGCTTTATATAACCATTTACCTTTAACATCCTGACGTTTTGATAATGAATTACCAATTATTTCATTGTCATGGGCTGCATCATAATCAATGTCATATAACTTTACCGTACCAGAAATGCTCTCCTCCTTTGCTAAATCGGTCATCAAACTCCATGCCCATTGACCCACCTCCAATATATGCAATATTTAAATCTTTTACTTTAGAATCAATATATTCCATAAAAATCAACCTCCAAATTTATTATTTGTTATATTACAAGCCACATTTATTCAACCTTAATTGCACTAGTCTGTGCATCTAATGCTAGCTCTATAGCTTTAAATATGTGCTCTTGCGTCATGGCATTTTCCGTCCTGTTTAAGCAGTCCAGTATTAATTCACCAAAGAAAGGAAATCCCACTTTCCCCTTTACATCCATATGATATTCGCCATCTTTATTTGCTAAGTACACGTGGTCTGTCGTATTTTCTCTAGCAACATCGATGTACTTTCTAAGCTCTATATATCCATCTGTTCCTAATATAAATAACCTTCCATCGCCCCATGTGCCAAGCCCGTCTGGAGTGAACCAATCTAACCTGAAATAGCCTGTTGCACCATTATCGCCAACTAGTGTCACATCGCCAAAGTCCTCAAAAGTAGGGTACTGTTTATGATTGTAATTTGCTACTTTTGCTGATTGGACCTTTGCATCTTTTGCACCTGTGAAAAACAAAAATTGCTCTATCTGATGGCTTCCTATGTCGCACAGTATTCCTCCAAATTTGTCTTTTTCGTAAAACCAATCTGGCCTTCCTTTTCCTTCTCTATGCGGTCCCATGCCAATGACTTGTATTACTCGTCCTATTGCTCCTTTTTCTACCAATTGTCCTGCATAGACAGATGCTTCATTGTGAAGTCTTTCACCATAGTAGACAGCATATTTTCTCTTTGTCTTTTTCACTTTGTCTTTAGCTTGCTCCAGTTGTTCTCTTGTTGTCATAGGCGGCTTGTCTGCAAAGTAGTCTTTGCCAGCATCCATAGCTTTTAAGCCTATAGCGCATCTTTCTGATGGTATTGCAGCACTTGCTACCAATTTAACTGAGTTATCCATCAGAATTTCATCTTCTTCTCTGGCCT
This portion of the Thermoanaerobacterium sp. RBIITD genome encodes:
- a CDS encoding ABC transporter permease subunit, yielding MVDSAMKKVSKSKDNKKKRILKILKKDKWIYILGIPGILYFIIFRYIPMGGLIIAFQDYNPFLGFTGSKWVGLEQFKNLFTNPIFTELLRNTLLISFYNIIFCFPLPIILAILINEVRVSSYKRAVQTAIYVPHFISMVVVASITYVLLTTDGGAINNMLINLTGHKIAFLSDPKWFRTIIVSQNIWKETGWGTIIYLATLTSINPELYEAAIVDGATRFQRIWYITLPSLIGTIVILLILRLGSVLDTGFEQIYLMMNSLNREVAEVFDTYVYSMGVLQGSFSYSTAVGFFKSIVGFILIQAANYFAKKVGETSLF
- a CDS encoding GDSL-type esterase/lipase family protein, which translates into the protein MFIREKIMQKNRNCHQYPSPTIVFLGDSITHGCFELYEGKDKNIEVNFDFEAVYHSQFRKMINNFFPYASLNIINSGISGDTAQNGWLRLERDVLKFNPDLVVICYGLNDSNRGKEGLDEYIGSLFNIFSVLKKNKIEVIFMTPNMKNTYISPMLIGDKIIEMAKFNMESQMSGIFDLYIENAKGLCEKENIVICDGYDKWKKLYGMGVDTTRLLSNLINHPTREMHKLFAWLLFEMIML
- a CDS encoding glycosyl hydrolase, producing MDINYKIKPFWFWNGNMKDKQIVSQIKEMNEKGIGGFFIHPRQGLNIPYLSDEWFKKVSIAVETAKRYNMEVWLYDEYPYPSGIAAGEVIARNPEYQAFILDYKTKEISFGEEVNIELPLSDILFAGAYQINDGLVNWNSFIDLSDRIGIIYKDHIYQESGLTYYNKKRYFTGNPIKVLRWKAPSGKWKLFVFYQYPLKEFKFFGTFIDPLNKDAIKLFIQLTHEKYKKFLGHEFGKTIKGIYTDETAPFGGKIPWSKKVASIFENKYGYNLIENLPKLISNGVFNNNITEIKYQFWDVVVDTFINSYDKQIFDWCHRNNLLYVGEKPILRSSQLQYMDIPGVDAGHQKAGDNPMIISENYRANPKIASSAAYFYKKERALCECFHSIGWSMTIQDMKWIYDWLIEQGINMFVPHAYYYSANGLKKHDAPPSEFLQMPWWQNQDVLSDYVLKLTQILSKFKRKVDILLLDPIQTQWISFTEKNIREKYAKDFCRLQEYLLKDHIDYYVVDQSLINDFYAYEGNICYKDEKYEIMIIPPISNIEKQAWEKIEDLILSGCKIIFVGCMPFQNINGMDITSKINTLFNIDALGIAYKYLDSQNLTTIKLNYECYFVGSIEDISNIIHKIYKNYIEILAEKDECKILSTLYEDSSKKLLFIVNPTAYEEKCILKLNKKIINFKEFNIKSILDMEDINLHLVNNGKEEISFNIKFLPYQSYLLMIEAISNEEQSKRDNLFEQRINVDSIWKIDLDRLNPFRIDDWKLKVQSIDESNIVFETKNFIHAKPIIDQIEESRIPVLIKTKSSFGCAKELLLSPLHIIYESSFISNIKDNELWLVIEEESIKGDWYIELNGHKITPDEFQVMKFYIENNLACEISRYVNIGENVIKVNICTDEPYDGLLTPIYIFGKIGVYKIENKWLISQSSSEGFFNRNVENGIPFFAGTIAYKKEINISDLPNGINFIRFYLTENVNDAISMYINDHFIGTRCWQPYFWDVPSELIKGNKIVLRLDVKTSLLALFEGECIDPKTHKILSVIKGL
- a CDS encoding Gfo/Idh/MocA family oxidoreductase, producing the protein MSRENGMYYMPKSRAQKVCSEGDFEFAAIGLDHGHIYGMTKGLIEAGAEVKWVYDKDPEKVERFIKAFPTAKKAREEDEILMDNSVKLVASAAIPSERCAIGLKAMDAGKDYFADKPPMTTREQLEQAKDKVKKTKRKYAVYYGERLHNEASVYAGQLVEKGAIGRVIQVIGMGPHREGKGRPDWFYEKDKFGGILCDIGSHQIEQFLFFTGAKDAKVQSAKVANYNHKQYPTFEDFGDVTLVGDNGATGYFRLDWFTPDGLGTWGDGRLFILGTDGYIELRKYIDVARENTTDHVYLANKDGEYHMDVKGKVGFPFFGELILDCLNRTENAMTQEHIFKAIELALDAQTSAIKVE